A genomic segment from Terriglobia bacterium encodes:
- the yacG gene encoding DNA gyrase inhibitor YacG, with amino-acid sequence MPKKKVRSLRCPTCRKVVLRDEPEFPFCSERCRTVDLGKWASGGYVISTPLNDPESGGEAGYTERPPSAGRRSGPASENHERKPN; translated from the coding sequence ATGCCCAAGAAAAAAGTCCGTAGCCTTCGTTGCCCCACCTGCCGCAAGGTTGTCCTGCGGGACGAGCCAGAGTTCCCGTTCTGCAGCGAACGCTGCCGGACGGTCGATCTCGGCAAGTGGGCGAGCGGCGGATACGTGATTTCGACGCCGCTGAACGATCCGGAATCCGGCGGCGAGGCTGGTTACACCGAGCGTCCGCCATCGGCCGGTCGGCGCTCCGGACCTGCAAGCGAGAACCATGAACGCAAGCCCAACTGA
- the rimO gene encoding 30S ribosomal protein S12 methylthiotransferase RimO — MSSETFTPDKPIHASESDQSTPKVGFVSLGCPKNLVDSEVMMGILSKAGATITSRAEDADIIVVNTCSFIDTAKQESVDTILEMAGHKTAGRAKKLIVAGCLVERYRNEIQKNIPEVDAVVGTGELDKILAAAGVQATPSQTCDSPFRILNSSTASQSLKSGIYSEQKSGHPPARPEGDAREGAGRFSRDEWDGAVHDLPNYLYDETTPRVLATPGHMAYIKIAEGCDHPCTFCIIPQLRGKFRSRRFESVIAEAEMLAKRGVKEIVLIGQDTTCYGEDLGLKDGLALLLKRLAQIEKLRWVRFLYAYPNKISGKLLDVIATNEKVCSYMDVPLQHASAKVLKKMKRGASAEIFLKSIDKMRKAVPNLTLRTSFIVGFPGETAEDFEQLCDFVRAAQFDWLGVFSYSDEEGAKAFHLEDKVPSREIERRRRKLMQIQKQISRKRRKTLVGKQFDIVLEGPSPETELLWEGRTAMHAPEIDGKVFINDFGEYENVREGEFYRCEITEAHEYDLVAKLI, encoded by the coding sequence ATGTCCAGCGAAACTTTCACTCCAGACAAGCCCATCCATGCCTCGGAGTCCGACCAGTCGACTCCCAAGGTAGGCTTTGTCTCGCTCGGCTGCCCCAAGAACCTCGTCGATAGTGAGGTCATGATGGGCATCCTGTCTAAGGCAGGAGCGACGATCACCTCGCGCGCCGAAGACGCCGACATCATCGTGGTCAACACCTGTTCGTTCATCGACACCGCCAAGCAGGAGTCCGTCGATACGATCTTGGAGATGGCCGGCCACAAGACCGCTGGGCGAGCAAAGAAGCTCATCGTCGCCGGGTGCCTCGTCGAGCGATATCGAAACGAGATCCAGAAGAACATCCCCGAAGTAGACGCCGTCGTTGGCACCGGCGAGTTGGATAAGATTCTCGCCGCAGCCGGAGTACAAGCTACACCCTCGCAAACATGCGACTCTCCCTTTCGTATCCTGAATTCCAGTACCGCATCACAGTCGCTGAAATCCGGCATCTACTCCGAACAGAAGTCCGGTCACCCTCCTGCTCGGCCCGAAGGAGATGCCCGCGAAGGGGCCGGACGCTTCTCCCGCGACGAGTGGGACGGCGCCGTCCACGATCTCCCTAATTATCTGTACGACGAGACCACGCCGCGCGTGCTCGCCACGCCCGGTCACATGGCCTACATCAAAATCGCCGAAGGCTGCGATCATCCCTGCACGTTCTGCATCATTCCGCAGTTGCGCGGCAAGTTTCGCTCGCGCCGGTTCGAGTCGGTCATCGCCGAAGCGGAGATGCTGGCCAAGCGCGGCGTGAAAGAGATCGTGCTTATCGGCCAGGACACCACCTGCTACGGCGAAGATCTCGGCTTGAAGGACGGCCTCGCCCTTTTGCTGAAGCGTTTGGCGCAAATCGAGAAGTTGCGTTGGGTACGATTCCTTTATGCCTACCCGAACAAGATCAGCGGCAAACTGCTGGATGTTATCGCGACGAATGAGAAGGTCTGCTCCTATATGGACGTCCCGCTGCAGCACGCTTCGGCCAAGGTCCTGAAGAAGATGAAGCGCGGCGCTTCGGCGGAGATTTTCCTGAAGTCGATCGACAAAATGCGCAAGGCTGTACCGAACCTCACGCTGCGCACATCGTTCATCGTCGGGTTCCCCGGCGAGACTGCGGAAGATTTCGAGCAGCTCTGCGATTTTGTCCGGGCCGCGCAATTCGACTGGCTCGGCGTGTTCAGCTACTCGGACGAGGAGGGTGCGAAGGCGTTCCATCTCGAAGACAAAGTTCCGTCGCGTGAGATCGAGCGGCGCCGCCGCAAGCTGATGCAAATTCAGAAGCAGATCAGCAGGAAACGCCGGAAGACACTCGTCGGCAAACAATTCGACATCGTATTGGAAGGTCCGTCGCCGGAGACCGAGTTGCTGTGGGAAGGCCGAACCGCCATGCACGCTCCTGAGATCGACGGCAAAGTTTTCATCAACGACTTCGGCGAATACGAAAACGTTCGCGAAGGAGAGTTTTACCGCTGCGAGATCACCGAAGCGCACGAGTATGATCTGGTGGCCAAACTGATTTGA
- a CDS encoding glycosyltransferase family 2 protein codes for MTSIAKIVPEATIYPYAPLSALPRGVSIVIPVHNGAATLAQLAARIQAVMSARNVPFEIMFVNDGSSDDSWLALRRLVERYPFVRAIDLMRNYGQHNAILCGLRLARYDVSVTMDDDLQNPPEEIPKLLAALGAEFDVVYGVPEVQQHGFGRDFASEITKITLSGPMGASAARNASAFRALRTRLRDGFAGYQGPWVFLDALLTWSTNRFSSVRVRHEARNTGRSGYNFRKLLKHGMNMMTGFSALPLQIASLVGFAFTVFGFATLVYVVARYFLNGQNVPGFAFLASMIAIFSGAQMFAIGIIGEYLSRIHFRTMGQPAATIREILAQE; via the coding sequence ATGACCTCCATTGCGAAGATTGTCCCCGAAGCAACCATCTATCCGTATGCGCCATTGAGTGCCCTTCCGCGCGGTGTCTCGATTGTTATTCCCGTCCACAACGGCGCGGCGACACTCGCGCAATTGGCGGCACGAATTCAAGCCGTCATGAGCGCAAGGAACGTGCCGTTCGAAATCATGTTCGTCAATGACGGCAGTTCCGACGACAGTTGGCTCGCCCTGCGACGCCTCGTCGAACGATACCCATTTGTGCGTGCGATTGACCTGATGCGGAACTATGGCCAGCATAATGCGATTCTCTGCGGTCTACGCCTTGCGCGCTACGACGTTTCGGTCACGATGGACGATGATCTGCAAAATCCGCCCGAGGAGATCCCTAAACTGCTCGCCGCGCTCGGGGCAGAATTCGATGTCGTGTACGGCGTGCCCGAGGTGCAGCAACACGGCTTTGGGCGCGACTTTGCGTCGGAGATCACCAAGATCACGTTGAGCGGGCCGATGGGTGCGTCAGCGGCCAGGAATGCCAGTGCGTTTCGCGCACTCCGAACGCGCTTGCGAGATGGATTCGCCGGATACCAGGGACCTTGGGTATTTCTCGACGCGCTCCTCACATGGTCCACGAATCGCTTTAGCAGCGTGCGCGTACGCCACGAGGCGCGCAACACAGGGCGCTCCGGATACAACTTCCGCAAGCTCCTGAAGCACGGGATGAATATGATGACCGGTTTCAGCGCGTTGCCGCTGCAGATCGCGAGCCTCGTCGGCTTCGCGTTTACCGTTTTCGGTTTCGCGACGCTGGTCTACGTGGTTGCGCGATACTTTCTGAACGGTCAGAACGTTCCCGGCTTCGCATTCCTGGCCTCGATGATTGCCATCTTCTCCGGAGCGCAGATGTTCGCGATAGGTATCATTGGCGAGTACCTGTCGCGAATACATTTCCGCACGATGGGACAACCGGCTGCGACGATTCGCGAGATCCTGGCGCAGGAATAA
- the rffA gene encoding dTDP-4-amino-4,6-dideoxygalactose transaminase, with translation MSPATTTITSIPFNRCLPVGREREYVAEALESGILAGDGRFTRACHNWLRRHLGVHGALLTTSGTHALEMTALLLNLEPGDEVIVPSFTFVSSINAYVLCGAKPVFADIRPDTLNLDERRLSSLITPRTKAIVVVHYAGVGCEMDSILSIANSAGISVIEDNAHGLFGRYKGKYLGTFGFMAAQSFHETKNIACGEGGALLLNDPALVDRAEILREKGTDRSKFFRGQVDKYNWVDLGSSYLPSELNAAFLLGQFEMRDVIQSQRRNIWETYYAELAAWAASNGVRLPFIPDHCEQPYHMFYLLMPTLERRQAFIAHMKARGITTPFHYVPLHSSPMGRRLGGRTEDCPVTERISDQLVRMPLFNTMSGEELETVIEAVREFRY, from the coding sequence ATGTCACCGGCGACCACCACGATCACGAGCATCCCGTTCAACCGCTGTCTCCCGGTTGGCCGCGAGCGTGAATACGTTGCCGAAGCGCTGGAATCCGGCATTCTCGCGGGCGATGGCCGCTTTACCCGCGCTTGTCACAATTGGCTGAGGCGACACCTCGGAGTGCATGGCGCGCTACTTACAACATCTGGTACTCATGCACTGGAGATGACGGCTCTCCTGCTCAACCTGGAACCGGGTGACGAGGTAATTGTTCCCTCCTTCACATTCGTCTCGTCGATTAATGCCTACGTGCTATGCGGTGCCAAGCCTGTCTTCGCCGACATTCGCCCGGACACGTTGAACCTCGATGAGCGGCGACTTTCATCTTTGATAACTCCGCGGACCAAGGCCATCGTGGTTGTTCACTACGCCGGTGTTGGTTGCGAGATGGACTCGATCCTTTCCATCGCAAATAGCGCTGGAATTTCAGTTATCGAAGACAATGCGCACGGCCTGTTCGGGCGATACAAGGGAAAATACCTCGGGACCTTCGGCTTTATGGCCGCGCAGAGTTTTCACGAGACGAAGAATATTGCTTGCGGCGAAGGCGGAGCGTTGTTGCTCAACGACCCGGCGCTTGTCGATCGCGCCGAGATCCTGCGAGAGAAGGGGACGGATCGCAGCAAGTTCTTTCGTGGGCAGGTTGATAAATACAACTGGGTCGACCTCGGATCGAGCTACTTGCCATCGGAACTGAACGCTGCGTTCCTTCTAGGACAATTCGAAATGCGGGACGTGATCCAGTCGCAGCGCAGGAACATCTGGGAGACCTATTACGCGGAACTGGCCGCGTGGGCGGCTTCGAATGGGGTTCGGCTCCCGTTTATTCCGGACCATTGCGAACAGCCCTATCATATGTTCTACCTTCTGATGCCGACGCTGGAACGCCGCCAGGCATTCATCGCGCACATGAAGGCGCGTGGTATCACCACACCTTTCCACTACGTTCCTCTTCATTCATCTCCGATGGGTCGTCGGCTGGGCGGCAGAACCGAAGACTGCCCGGTGACAGAACGCATCAGCGACCAACTTGTACGAATGCCCTTGTTCAACACGATGTCGGGTGAAGAGCTGGAGACTGTAATTGAGGCAGTGCGTGAGTTTCGGTATTGA
- a CDS encoding pitrilysin family protein, with amino-acid sequence MLSRRFIAFVLSSLLAASAVQSIAQAQKPKQAPAKTTAAPKTTGPIPSSWKQVPIPPLPKFSPQEPIRVQLENGMVIFLEPNHELPLIGAVMRIRGGSRSEPADKTGMLDIYGSVWRTGGTEQRTGDQLDDFLEARAAKVETGSNDDSTFISLSCLKGDFDPVFHIFLELLQHPAFRADKIDLAKRQMDTDISRRNDDTDSIGGREGAKLVYGPQNPYARVAEYATVAAVTQQDLLSWHKQHNNANDMIFGITGDFDPKEMEAKLRQTFESWPKGPESETPKITFNTAPPGIYLVNKTDVNQSLIQLLGLGIERKNPDYFALQVMNEVFGGGFSSRLFQNLRTKEGLAYAVGGGIGSAWDHPGMTDVEMGTKSATTVEGIKGLWRQLDLLHTSPPTEDELKLAKDSILNSFIFRFDTPGKVLRERMAYEYYGYPADWLERYRSAIEKVTTSDVKRVIDKYVHKDQLSVLVVGNSEQFSPALTTLGPVKNIDITIPPPPGSAKAVAKPTASNPEGKALMGKVVQFLGGEEKLKSLKALQYQATSTRVSPQGEIPIDTETTIEFPDKLATSMSAMGNEMKIVVTPTAAFQAGGGQVRDMPSSMRADALQTAKQQIYNVAQHADDPAYVFAAGGTEKVGNTEAAVLNISGDGSTFRWLVNPNTGELLEAISEVSGRQGPTERVIQFSNWKQVDGVNFYNQRTVSDDGKVVAKDAIKSWTVNPPVDPKKFEKPTE; translated from the coding sequence ATGCTTAGCCGACGATTCATCGCATTCGTGTTGAGCAGTCTCCTGGCCGCAAGCGCGGTTCAGAGCATCGCGCAGGCGCAGAAGCCAAAGCAAGCTCCTGCCAAAACCACTGCCGCGCCAAAAACAACCGGCCCGATTCCGTCTTCATGGAAGCAAGTTCCGATTCCGCCGCTGCCGAAGTTCAGCCCGCAGGAACCCATCCGTGTGCAGTTGGAAAACGGCATGGTCATCTTCCTCGAGCCCAATCACGAATTGCCCCTGATCGGCGCAGTCATGCGCATCCGTGGGGGCTCTCGCTCCGAACCCGCCGATAAGACCGGCATGCTGGATATCTACGGCTCTGTGTGGCGCACCGGTGGAACCGAGCAGCGCACTGGTGACCAATTGGACGATTTCCTGGAGGCGAGAGCCGCAAAGGTCGAAACCGGATCGAACGACGACAGCACTTTCATTTCGTTGAGCTGCCTGAAAGGCGATTTCGATCCCGTCTTTCACATCTTCCTTGAACTGCTACAACACCCTGCCTTCCGCGCCGACAAGATCGATCTCGCGAAGAGGCAGATGGACACCGACATCTCGCGGCGCAACGACGATACCGACTCTATTGGGGGGCGCGAGGGTGCCAAGCTTGTTTACGGGCCGCAGAATCCTTACGCCCGCGTGGCCGAATATGCGACGGTTGCGGCTGTCACGCAGCAGGATCTCCTGAGCTGGCACAAACAGCACAACAACGCTAACGACATGATTTTCGGGATCACCGGGGACTTCGATCCGAAGGAGATGGAGGCTAAACTCCGCCAGACATTCGAATCATGGCCGAAGGGACCGGAGAGCGAGACACCGAAGATCACCTTCAACACTGCGCCGCCAGGCATCTATCTCGTAAATAAGACAGATGTTAACCAGAGCTTGATCCAGTTGCTCGGTCTTGGCATCGAACGAAAGAACCCTGATTACTTTGCACTCCAAGTGATGAACGAAGTTTTCGGCGGCGGATTTTCCTCGCGACTTTTCCAAAATCTCCGGACGAAGGAGGGCCTTGCTTATGCAGTGGGAGGAGGCATCGGTTCCGCGTGGGATCACCCCGGCATGACGGACGTCGAGATGGGCACAAAGAGTGCGACAACGGTGGAGGGCATCAAGGGGCTCTGGCGGCAGTTGGACCTGCTCCATACCTCGCCACCAACCGAGGACGAGTTGAAACTCGCGAAAGACAGCATCCTCAACTCGTTCATCTTCCGCTTCGATACACCGGGGAAAGTTCTCCGCGAACGCATGGCATACGAGTACTACGGCTATCCGGCCGATTGGCTCGAGCGCTATCGCTCGGCCATCGAGAAGGTCACGACGTCCGACGTGAAGCGGGTCATCGACAAGTACGTACATAAGGATCAACTCTCGGTGCTCGTGGTCGGCAACTCGGAACAATTCAGCCCCGCACTCACGACGCTCGGCCCGGTAAAGAACATAGACATTACGATTCCCCCACCGCCTGGTTCCGCCAAAGCAGTTGCGAAACCGACTGCTTCCAATCCTGAGGGCAAGGCGCTCATGGGAAAAGTGGTTCAGTTCCTCGGCGGAGAGGAGAAGTTGAAGTCCTTGAAAGCGCTGCAATACCAGGCGACCTCAACGCGAGTGTCACCGCAGGGAGAAATACCGATCGACACGGAGACCACGATTGAGTTCCCTGACAAACTCGCTACCAGCATGAGCGCGATGGGTAATGAAATGAAGATCGTAGTGACGCCTACTGCAGCATTTCAGGCCGGCGGTGGACAGGTGCGGGACATGCCTTCTTCCATGCGGGCCGACGCTCTGCAAACAGCGAAACAGCAGATCTACAACGTGGCCCAGCACGCCGACGATCCAGCCTATGTCTTCGCCGCAGGCGGAACGGAAAAAGTTGGCAACACTGAGGCCGCGGTTTTGAACATCTCCGGCGACGGTTCAACCTTCCGCTGGCTGGTGAACCCCAACACCGGAGAGTTGCTGGAAGCCATCAGCGAAGTTAGCGGACGCCAGGGCCCAACAGAACGCGTGATTCAATTCTCTAACTGGAAGCAGGTCGATGGCGTGAACTTCTATAACCAGCGAACGGTCAGCGATGACGGGAAAGTGGTGGCTAAAGACGCGATTAAGTCCTGGACGGTGAATCCGCCGGTGGATCCGAAGAAGTTCGAGAAGCCGACGGAATAG
- a CDS encoding pitrilysin family protein — protein sequence MKLRKSAFPVLLLLCIAASSLFAQDLASFEKRVTVQKLPNGLTVVLCRRPEAPVFAFNLFVDAGSAQDPKGETGIAHMMEHMAFKGTPNIGTKDWPKEKVALAKVEVAYAAYEREKLKRVNRNDKLMMQLEESWKKAVADANQYVIPNQFGQIVEREGGAGMNAETAEDETQYFYSMPINRLQLWAYLESDRLMHPVMREFYKERDVVIEERRMRTDSSPIGRLVEQFQGTAFTGSPYHRPTIGYQSDLDNFSATDAQNFYHRYYVPSNMVLAVVGDIDPKTALPIIDKYFGRIPSGPKPEEYATKDAPQNSERQILLHDPSQPFYLEGYHRPSYLDPDDAVYDAISDILSNGRTSRLYRSLVRDKKIAAEAAGFSGFPGTKYPHLFAFYAVPMPGHTPDEMRTAIHEEIDKLKTTYVTDEELAMMKTRAKAALIRSLDSNSGLASMLSIEQARYGDWRELFREVDRIEKVTKEDIKRVANKTFTDNNRTVGILETAPLKNQKEGQ from the coding sequence ATGAAGCTCCGCAAATCCGCTTTTCCTGTACTTCTGCTTCTGTGTATCGCCGCTTCCTCTCTCTTCGCGCAAGACCTCGCATCATTTGAAAAGCGCGTCACTGTTCAGAAGCTCCCAAACGGATTGACGGTCGTCCTCTGTCGACGGCCTGAGGCGCCGGTGTTCGCGTTCAACCTGTTCGTGGACGCGGGCTCTGCCCAGGACCCGAAGGGCGAAACCGGAATCGCGCACATGATGGAGCATATGGCGTTCAAGGGAACGCCGAATATAGGCACCAAGGACTGGCCAAAGGAGAAGGTCGCGCTCGCAAAGGTCGAGGTGGCCTATGCCGCATATGAGCGCGAGAAGCTGAAGCGGGTCAATCGCAATGACAAGCTCATGATGCAATTGGAAGAGAGCTGGAAGAAGGCGGTAGCGGACGCTAACCAGTACGTTATTCCCAACCAGTTCGGGCAGATCGTAGAGCGCGAGGGCGGCGCGGGGATGAATGCCGAAACCGCGGAAGACGAGACCCAGTATTTCTACTCGATGCCCATCAATCGCCTTCAACTCTGGGCCTATCTCGAGTCCGACCGCCTGATGCATCCGGTGATGCGCGAGTTCTACAAGGAACGCGACGTCGTCATTGAAGAACGCAGGATGAGAACCGACAGTTCACCGATCGGACGCCTAGTAGAGCAATTCCAGGGAACGGCGTTCACCGGGAGCCCGTATCACCGGCCCACTATTGGATACCAGTCCGATCTCGACAACTTTTCTGCAACAGATGCCCAGAACTTCTATCACCGTTATTACGTGCCCAGCAACATGGTGCTGGCGGTGGTTGGCGATATCGATCCGAAGACAGCGCTCCCAATCATCGACAAATATTTCGGACGGATTCCCTCAGGGCCAAAACCGGAAGAATACGCGACCAAGGATGCGCCGCAGAACTCCGAACGCCAGATCCTGCTGCACGACCCCTCGCAGCCCTTCTACCTAGAGGGCTACCATCGACCGAGCTACCTGGACCCCGACGACGCGGTTTACGACGCGATCTCCGACATTCTTTCGAACGGACGCACTTCGCGGCTCTATCGCTCTCTGGTGCGCGACAAAAAGATTGCGGCAGAAGCCGCCGGATTCAGCGGCTTCCCGGGAACGAAGTATCCTCACCTGTTTGCCTTCTATGCTGTGCCGATGCCGGGTCATACGCCGGACGAGATGCGCACGGCGATTCACGAAGAGATCGACAAACTGAAGACGACCTACGTAACAGATGAAGAACTGGCAATGATGAAGACTCGTGCGAAGGCCGCGCTGATCCGGAGCCTCGACAGCAACTCTGGGTTAGCTTCCATGCTCAGCATCGAGCAGGCGCGCTATGGCGACTGGCGCGAACTCTTCCGCGAGGTGGACCGAATAGAAAAGGTCACAAAGGAAGACATCAAGCGCGTTGCGAACAAGACCTTCACCGACAACAACCGCACCGTCGGAATTCTCGAAACGGCGCCGCTGAAGAATCAGAAGGAGGGCCAGTAA
- a CDS encoding metallophosphoesterase, which translates to MRIAATADLHFTPQNYDRIREQMNRVRDDADLMVIAGDLTNYGRPQEMESLLNALVRLRVPIVAVLGNHDYESGQAEQLMQMMTAEGIKVLDGTGYERDGVGFAGTKGFLGGFGRGILTAFGEPEVKAFVQASVDEALKLERALSQLRTDKRVIVIHYAPIGDTVKGEPTEIFPYLGNSRLSEVADRHGADLIVHGHAHHGSPDGKTTGGIPVYNVALHILQQQNPPVPYRIFDV; encoded by the coding sequence ATGAGAATAGCTGCCACTGCTGATCTTCATTTCACGCCGCAGAATTACGATCGCATTCGCGAGCAGATGAATCGCGTACGCGATGATGCTGACCTGATGGTCATCGCCGGAGACCTCACGAATTACGGCCGCCCGCAGGAAATGGAATCCCTGCTCAATGCCCTGGTTCGTTTACGCGTGCCGATCGTTGCGGTGCTCGGGAACCACGACTACGAGAGCGGCCAAGCCGAACAGTTGATGCAGATGATGACCGCCGAGGGAATCAAGGTACTCGACGGCACCGGTTATGAGCGCGACGGGGTTGGCTTTGCGGGGACGAAAGGGTTTCTAGGCGGCTTTGGCCGCGGAATCCTGACGGCGTTCGGTGAACCGGAGGTCAAAGCGTTCGTGCAGGCATCTGTCGACGAGGCGCTCAAACTCGAGCGCGCACTTTCACAATTGCGCACGGATAAGCGCGTTATCGTGATTCACTACGCGCCGATCGGGGATACGGTAAAGGGCGAACCGACAGAAATCTTTCCGTACCTCGGCAATTCACGCCTTTCTGAAGTCGCAGATCGCCACGGGGCCGACCTTATCGTGCACGGTCACGCGCATCATGGATCGCCGGACGGAAAGACCACCGGCGGAATCCCCGTATACAACGTTGCGCTGCACATTCTGCAGCAGCAGAACCCTCCGGTGCCCTACCGGATCTTCGACGTCTAA
- a CDS encoding nucleotidyltransferase, which produces MPQPRIFNNTDGKFYIKGWVPKYADKPLPVSSSQPPVFPPEQEELFRGVLELLNQSGIPYVVSGAFALGQHTGIWRNTKDLDLFLAPEDIPPALEKLKDAGFETEVRDPVWLFKAHRGEFYVDLITGMSNAVITVDKSWIEHGSSATIVGVPTRVLAAEELIASKLFVTRRERFDGADIVHVIHGTQGKLDWKRVLEIVGEHWMIVLWAMVLFQYTYPAHCNYIPRSVWDDLLGRLQKELDHPNPVAHFRGSLIDEKMFAIDVNEWGMANLIEYHRRLREPKPQSDKDPAEPAA; this is translated from the coding sequence GTGCCGCAGCCCCGTATTTTCAACAACACTGATGGCAAGTTTTACATCAAAGGGTGGGTGCCGAAATACGCCGATAAACCGCTGCCGGTTAGTTCGTCTCAGCCGCCCGTGTTCCCACCGGAACAGGAAGAACTCTTCCGGGGGGTCCTAGAACTGCTAAATCAGAGCGGGATTCCTTACGTAGTTTCTGGCGCTTTTGCACTAGGGCAACACACCGGCATCTGGCGCAACACCAAGGACCTCGACCTGTTCCTGGCCCCAGAGGACATTCCGCCGGCGCTGGAAAAACTCAAGGACGCCGGCTTCGAGACGGAAGTCCGCGATCCCGTGTGGCTCTTCAAGGCTCACCGCGGCGAATTCTATGTCGACCTCATCACCGGGATGAGCAACGCCGTGATTACCGTAGACAAATCATGGATCGAGCACGGCTCATCGGCAACGATCGTCGGCGTTCCGACGCGCGTGCTTGCCGCCGAAGAACTGATCGCGTCCAAACTATTTGTCACGCGGCGCGAACGCTTTGATGGCGCCGACATCGTGCACGTTATCCATGGAACGCAGGGCAAACTGGATTGGAAGCGGGTACTGGAGATCGTGGGAGAGCACTGGATGATCGTGCTCTGGGCCATGGTGCTGTTTCAATACACCTATCCGGCACATTGCAATTACATACCGCGTTCGGTGTGGGATGACCTGTTAGGCCGGCTGCAGAAGGAACTGGACCATCCCAATCCGGTTGCACATTTTCGGGGCAGCCTGATCGACGAAAAGATGTTCGCTATCGACGTCAACGAATGGGGCATGGCGAACCTGATCGAGTATCACCGCCGATTGCGGGAACCGAAACCACAGTCGGACAAAGATCCGGCTGAGCCAGCCGCATAA
- the ligD gene encoding non-homologous end-joining DNA ligase has protein sequence MARSETVVEIQGQRLNLSNLDKVMYPEVGFTKGHIIDYYARIAPALLPHLRGRPLTLKRYPNGVNGMHFYEKNCPAHRPDFVQVAPIWSPGNNRWVNYCLAQDLPTLIWAANLADIELHTSLSQSKDMMRPTFIVFDLDPGAPADIVQCCKVGLWVRDVFAHFGLKSFAKTSGSKGLQIYVPLNTAVTYDQSKPFAHELARLLERQHRDLVVSDMKKVLRTGKIFVDWSQNDDYKTTVCVYSLRAKERPTVSTPVKWEEVEQCLKKEDPNLLVFTSDEVLKRVDKFGDLFEPVLTMKQKLPKIEELTALDGVSTVKPVPAKRTPSANERAKVLAKKTAKKRKTG, from the coding sequence ATGGCGAGAAGCGAAACGGTCGTCGAGATCCAGGGACAGCGCCTGAACCTATCGAACCTCGACAAGGTGATGTATCCCGAGGTCGGGTTTACCAAGGGCCATATTATCGATTACTACGCCCGCATCGCGCCCGCGCTGCTGCCGCATCTCCGCGGACGCCCGCTGACCTTAAAGCGCTATCCGAACGGCGTGAACGGCATGCACTTCTATGAGAAGAACTGTCCGGCGCATCGTCCCGATTTCGTACAGGTCGCGCCCATTTGGAGCCCCGGGAACAATCGCTGGGTGAACTACTGCCTGGCGCAGGACCTCCCGACTCTCATCTGGGCGGCGAATCTCGCGGACATCGAGTTGCACACGTCGCTTTCCCAGTCGAAAGACATGATGCGGCCCACCTTCATCGTCTTCGATCTCGATCCCGGTGCTCCGGCAGATATCGTGCAGTGCTGCAAGGTGGGGCTCTGGGTGCGAGACGTCTTCGCGCATTTCGGGCTGAAGAGCTTTGCGAAAACCTCGGGCTCGAAAGGGCTCCAAATCTACGTTCCGCTGAACACGGCCGTCACCTACGACCAGAGCAAGCCTTTTGCGCATGAACTCGCGCGACTACTCGAACGCCAGCATCGCGATCTCGTCGTCAGCGACATGAAGAAAGTGCTGCGAACCGGTAAGATCTTCGTCGACTGGAGCCAGAACGACGATTACAAGACGACCGTCTGCGTCTACTCCTTGCGTGCCAAGGAGCGGCCGACCGTTTCTACTCCGGTGAAATGGGAAGAGGTAGAACAGTGCCTCAAGAAAGAAGATCCCAACCTCCTGGTGTTCACCTCCGACGAGGTTCTGAAGAGAGTAGACAAATTCGGCGATCTTTTCGAACCGGTGCTCACGATGAAGCAGAAACTGCCGAAGATCGAGGAACTCACCGCCCTCGACGGTGTGTCAACTGTGAAGCCAGTTCCCGCAAAGCGAACGCCTTCTGCTAACGAAAGAGCTAAAGTCTTGGCGAAGAAAACTGCGAAGAAACGAAAGACAGGCTGA